GCAACCGCCCTGTGGACGGCAACCGCCCTGTGGACGGCAACCGCCCTGTGGACGGCAACCGCCCTGTGGACGGCAACCGCCCTGTGGACGGCAACCGCCCTACAGACAAGCAAAGGTGGTATTGCCCGCGAAGATCGCCGCCTCGCCCAGCTGCTCCTCGATGCGCAAGAGCTGATTGTACTTGCACATCCGATCGGAACGCGAGGCCGCCCCGGTCTTGATCTGGCCGCATCCCGTGGCCACAGCGAGGTCTGAAATGAATGCGTCCTCGGTCTCGCCGCTGCGATGCGAGATCACACACGAGTACCCGTTCAGGTTCGCTAGCTGCATCGTCTCTAGTGTCTCGGTGAGCGTCCCGATCTGATTGACCTTGATGAGAATGGAGTTCGCAACCTCCTCGTCGATGCCGCGCTCCAAACGAGACGTGTTCGTTACGAAGATGTCGTCGCCGACGAGCTGCACTCTCGAGCCAAGCGCGGCGGTCTGAGCCTTCCAGCCATCCCAGTCGTCCTCGGCCATTCCATCCTCGATGGATACTATCGGATACTTGTCACAGTAGTCGCTGTAGATTTCGACAAGCCCGGGAGCGTCCACCTCCTTGCCATCAAAGGTATACAGGTTCTTCTCCTCATCGAAGAACTCGCTCGCTGCGCTGTCGAGCGCGATGGCAACCTGCTCACCCGGCACGTAGCCGGCACTTTCGGTGGCTTGAACAAGCAGGCGTAGCGCAGCTTCGTTGGTTTCAAGGCGTGGCGCGAAACCGCCCTCGTCGCCTACGGCGGTGATGTGGCGTTCTCGCTTCAGGATCTGCTTTAGGTGCTGAAAGACCTCGACGCCGGCACGCAGGCTATCTCGGAAGAACTGAAACCCAAGCGGCACGATCATGAACTCCTGAATCTCCATGCCGCTGTCGGCGTGCTTGCCGCCGTTGATAAGGTTCATCTGGGGCGTGGGCAGCGTACGGGCTTGGACCCCGCCAATATAGCGCCACAGCGGTAATCCCACACTGCTCGCGGCCGCCCGAGCCGCGGCCAGCGACACACCCAGGATCGCGTTCGCGCCGTGCTTGGTCTTGTTTTCCGTGCCATCCAGCTGGATCAGCAGTCGGTCAAGGTCACCCTGACGTAGCGGGTCTAGCCCCAGCACCTCGGGTCGGAGCTTGGTGTTCACATTCTCGACAGCGGTCAGAACACCCTTGCCAAGGAACCGGCCCTTGTCACCGTCGCGTAGCTCGCACGCCTCGTGTGCGCCGGTCGAGGCCCCTGACGGCACCGCAGCGCGACCGGTAGTGCCTCCTTCGAGCGTCACCTCCACCTCGATGGTGGGGGTACCCCGCGAGTCCAGAATCTCGCGCGCCTTTACATCCGAAATGGTTGCCATTCAACACCTTCCCTACTGCCACAAGAGCACTCGTGTTAGCCATCCCCTGCCAACCTGTCAATGCACCGCAGCTACATGCGGGTCTCGACAGGCTCCAGGGAGGTCGTGACCGGGGCTTGCGCAGCCAACGGCAATCGTTAGGCTGCGGCCCAGTGCTCGCAGCGGCGCACAGTTTTCTCTTTATTCCCTGGTTTCGCCTCGAGCCGTGGCATCTGCCGATTCCATTCGTGGGGGAACTGCCGATTCAACCTTTTGGCGTGCTCGTGGCGATTGGCATTCTGTCGGGTGCGAAGCTCGCGGAGCGCCGCGGTCGAGAGTTGGGCATTGAACCCGCGTTGCTGTCCGACTTCGCCACGCACACGGTGGCTGCGGGATTGCTCTGCGCCTTCGTGCTCAATGGGGTGTTCTACTCGCCGGAACGCGTCGTGCGACTGGTCAGCGACCCTTCGTGGAGCACTGTCAAGCGCTATGGCTGCCTCGGGCTTTCTTCGTATGGTGGCTTCATGGGAGCGGTGCTCGGCGGCTGGATATGGAGACAGCGCCGGGGCAAATCGCTGCTGCTGGCAGGCGATGCAGGTACCTTCGGCTTTCCTTTGGGCTGGATGTTCGGGCGTACGGGCTGCTTCGTCGTGCACGATCATCCAGGGGTCGTGACGACCTTCCCGCTGGCAGTCGACAACTACCACCAGCTGGGGCAACCACGCCACGACTTGGGCCTTTATGAGGTCATCTGGAGCGCGGCCGCGACGTTGCTGTTCTTGCTGTTGGCTCGCAAGCGGCAGCCCGCCGGTACGTACATGGCGTTGTTCGCACTGCTGTACGGCCCGATTCGCTTTTTTCTGGATTTCTTGCGTGAGGTACCGGAACGCGGCGGCGACGTGCGTTACGCCGCGCTCACTCCGGGCCAGTACGGCTCGATTCTGCTGACGCTGGCAGGGCTGGGGCTTCTGTGGCGAGTACGGCGCGGCCCCGAGCCAGCCCTGGAGCTCGGCACAACCCGGGGGACGGACCCTGCTGGCGCCAAAGCAGTCGACCCCTAGGCCTAGGCCCCAGCCACCTTCCAGAAAGCGGCTCGATTGGCCGCGCCGTGCCCGAATCCGCTGAAGGTGTAGACTTTCAGGTGTGGGCAGGACGGAAGCGGTGCATGCTGCGCTCGCGTCGGTGGTCGGACATGGCGTCTTCGCCTTGTTTCTGGCGCTGTTGCCTGCCGTGCACCTCGAGTCGCAGGACCCGGAGCGGGCGTTCGTCGAAATCGAGCTGCTGCAGCTCGCCCCGCATGCCTCCGAGAGCCCCCTTGCAGGACCTTCGTGTGGGCGCGACTGCACCCGAGAGGCGACGCCGAGGCCCATGCCGGCTCGCCAGGGAAAG
The Pseudomonadota bacterium genome window above contains:
- the eno gene encoding phosphopyruvate hydratase produces the protein MATISDVKAREILDSRGTPTIEVEVTLEGGTTGRAAVPSGASTGAHEACELRDGDKGRFLGKGVLTAVENVNTKLRPEVLGLDPLRQGDLDRLLIQLDGTENKTKHGANAILGVSLAAARAAASSVGLPLWRYIGGVQARTLPTPQMNLINGGKHADSGMEIQEFMIVPLGFQFFRDSLRAGVEVFQHLKQILKRERHITAVGDEGGFAPRLETNEAALRLLVQATESAGYVPGEQVAIALDSAASEFFDEEKNLYTFDGKEVDAPGLVEIYSDYCDKYPIVSIEDGMAEDDWDGWKAQTAALGSRVQLVGDDIFVTNTSRLERGIDEEVANSILIKVNQIGTLTETLETMQLANLNGYSCVISHRSGETEDAFISDLAVATGCGQIKTGAASRSDRMCKYNQLLRIEEQLGEAAIFAGNTTFACL
- a CDS encoding prolipoprotein diacylglyceryl transferase, translating into MLAAAHSFLFIPWFRLEPWHLPIPFVGELPIQPFGVLVAIGILSGAKLAERRGRELGIEPALLSDFATHTVAAGLLCAFVLNGVFYSPERVVRLVSDPSWSTVKRYGCLGLSSYGGFMGAVLGGWIWRQRRGKSLLLAGDAGTFGFPLGWMFGRTGCFVVHDHPGVVTTFPLAVDNYHQLGQPRHDLGLYEVIWSAAATLLFLLLARKRQPAGTYMALFALLYGPIRFFLDFLREVPERGGDVRYAALTPGQYGSILLTLAGLGLLWRVRRGPEPALELGTTRGTDPAGAKAVDP